A single window of Leptospira dzoumogneensis DNA harbors:
- a CDS encoding FapA family protein yields MSLTSFLKDQSKELDKLQHEQVEVIAPTLEKCLQMAASHLKRKSHELDYIVIKRGKKKLFGSEPWHIRASVLPEDTFLDELSELDKKLTGGSGKLVSKDLKEFLQPKDRDGRAVVQIFRNGTYLTVYPPSGEGKPIELSEVSRRLSVRGINEVDDNQIRKIVKETKGEPIYISNMKPRQGAEGKMVLDIAPDKMRAKITFIPPKPAGRDLEVKDVVNYLKNAGIKYGVKEEEIQRRLEDEFYNQPFTAAEGDPPVNGKNAQVIYHVRISKKVVFREDESGKVDYKDMDLIENVVVGQLLAEKIPAERGKYGRTLFNELLPAKDGLDTELKQGKGTILSEDRTKLTAEVNGQVVYASGRLSVETVYRVNGDVGIKTGNVTFLGSVIITGNVEDNYSVKAAGNIEIYGTVQKANVEADGDIIIRQGVSGRDEARIESTGGNVIAKFIQNATVVTEKDVIVQEGILHCFVSAGGKVVSNGKRGQIVGGTIRASDTIAAKVIGSSANPATELIVGTDPKVLKQISEYEEKLAENQDKFEQISKSLKTLKARKENDPASFTQDHEQQLVKTSKATEKLEIRVREYENEIQNLKSYIEERAANGKISVEKTLFGGVTIKIKSADFKTRNEIKHKTFVEENGVIRQLPYQDPEPDKKDWRKNRSRGK; encoded by the coding sequence TTGAGTCTTACATCCTTTCTAAAAGACCAATCTAAAGAATTAGATAAGCTCCAACATGAGCAAGTCGAAGTCATAGCTCCTACATTAGAAAAATGTCTGCAGATGGCTGCTTCTCACCTTAAAAGAAAATCCCATGAGCTGGACTATATAGTAATCAAACGTGGAAAGAAAAAACTTTTCGGTTCGGAACCTTGGCATATCAGAGCATCCGTTCTACCGGAAGATACATTCTTAGACGAACTTTCTGAACTGGACAAAAAGCTCACAGGTGGATCCGGCAAACTAGTCTCTAAAGATCTGAAGGAGTTCCTACAACCTAAGGACAGAGACGGAAGAGCGGTCGTTCAAATTTTCAGAAATGGAACTTATCTCACGGTCTATCCACCTTCCGGCGAAGGAAAACCGATCGAACTGTCCGAAGTTTCTCGCAGACTCTCCGTTCGAGGAATTAATGAAGTAGATGATAATCAGATCCGTAAGATCGTAAAAGAGACCAAGGGAGAACCTATCTATATTTCCAATATGAAACCAAGGCAGGGAGCCGAAGGTAAAATGGTATTGGATATTGCTCCTGATAAGATGAGGGCAAAGATCACTTTTATTCCACCTAAACCTGCGGGCAGAGATCTAGAGGTAAAAGACGTAGTCAATTATCTCAAGAATGCAGGGATCAAATACGGAGTAAAAGAAGAAGAGATCCAAAGAAGGTTGGAAGACGAATTTTACAACCAACCTTTCACCGCGGCAGAAGGAGATCCTCCTGTGAACGGTAAGAACGCGCAGGTCATCTATCATGTTCGTATCAGTAAGAAGGTAGTCTTCCGAGAAGATGAATCCGGAAAAGTGGATTATAAGGATATGGATCTGATAGAGAACGTTGTGGTAGGACAACTTCTGGCGGAAAAAATCCCAGCAGAAAGAGGGAAGTACGGCCGCACATTATTTAACGAACTTCTTCCTGCAAAAGACGGATTAGATACCGAACTCAAACAAGGAAAGGGAACCATCCTCTCCGAAGACAGAACCAAACTCACAGCAGAAGTGAATGGACAAGTGGTCTATGCAAGCGGTAGACTTTCCGTGGAAACTGTTTATAGAGTGAACGGCGATGTTGGGATCAAAACAGGTAACGTTACATTCCTAGGTTCAGTGATTATCACCGGAAACGTAGAAGATAATTATTCTGTAAAAGCCGCAGGAAATATAGAGATCTACGGCACGGTCCAAAAAGCAAACGTAGAAGCTGACGGAGACATTATCATCCGCCAAGGTGTTTCCGGTAGGGATGAGGCCCGGATCGAATCCACGGGCGGGAACGTAATCGCAAAGTTTATCCAGAACGCAACCGTAGTCACGGAAAAAGATGTGATAGTACAAGAAGGGATCCTTCACTGCTTTGTGAGTGCAGGAGGAAAAGTGGTCTCCAATGGTAAGAGGGGACAGATTGTAGGGGGTACGATCCGCGCTTCCGATACGATCGCTGCCAAGGTCATAGGATCTTCCGCCAACCCTGCAACGGAACTTATAGTAGGAACGGATCCTAAGGTATTAAAACAGATCTCCGAATACGAAGAGAAACTGGCTGAAAACCAAGACAAGTTCGAACAAATCTCCAAAAGCCTTAAGACTCTCAAGGCCAGAAAGGAGAATGATCCTGCTTCTTTCACCCAAGACCATGAGCAGCAATTGGTCAAGACCAGTAAGGCCACTGAAAAACTGGAGATACGAGTCCGTGAATACGAAAACGAGATCCAGAACCTCAAGTCATATATAGAAGAAAGGGCCGCAAACGGTAAGATCAGTGTAGAAAAGACCCTATTTGGCGGGGTGACCATCAAGATCAAAAGTGCTGACTTCAAGACCCGTAACGAGATCAAACATAAGACTTTCGTGGAAGAGAACGGGGTGATCCGACAATTGCCGTACCAAGATCCGGAACCGGATAAAAAAGACTGGAGAAAAAACAGATCTAGAGGAAAATAA